The window ATTCTGAAAATATATATTATTCTCAAGCAATACTATCTTATCCAAATATCTTTCAAACTCTCTAATATATTCTATTTCATCTATTGGTTTATAAGAAAGCCAACACATAGAATATTTTTGTTTGCTATTTTTTGACAAAATCATAACAAATCACTTCCTTCCATAGAGTTTAGAAAACGATTTCTAAATAAGAGATAGAAAGTTAACCATTATTTACAGATATAGAATTTCTGAATTTAGATGGACTTTTTCCTACATACTCTTCAAATTTTAATGAAAAATAGTCTGGATCGCTATAGCCTACTTCTTTTGCTATTTCATAAATCTTTTTATCAGTTGTCAATAGCAGCCTTTTTGCATTTTCAATACGTACAAAATGTAAATATTTATTAAATGGCATGTTAAAATGTTTTTTGAACATCCTGCCTAAATATATAGGGTTGATAAAAAACTGCTGAGCAATACTTTTTATTGTTAAATCTTTATTGTAGTTCTCTTTTATAAACAACTCTATTTTTTTCATAAAACTTGAACCATTAAATTTTAAATTCTGCTCAATACAACTTATTATCTGGTCTAAAATTTCCATAACTTTAGAAATAAACTTGGTTTTTTGTATGTCTGCTCTAAATATAAATTTTATATTATCAGTTTCGAAGAGCTGGTACAATTCAAAGTAATCTATAACTTCAAGCACAGCAAAGAGAATATAACCTTTTATTACTTCTGGTGATACTTTGTTGTTCTGACATTCATCAAAAAATCTTGACAGCTTTATTTTAACATCATCAAATAGTTTTTCTTCAATAAGTTTAATTAATTCTTTTGAAAGTTTCTTATCCTCAAGGTAATGTTCAAATTCTCCTATCTCGGACGCTTCAATTACGCCACTTTTTTCATAAAATTGAGCAAAATTAAATTTTTTCAGAAGCTGTTTATACAACATATATATCTTCTGATTAGATACATATTCTTGTATAATAATTGTTTGCAAATTTAATAATCTCCTTATTTCCTCAAAAGCCTGTCTAATTACAATATTTTTCTTATATCCTTGAAAGGTGTTTATTAAAAAAATCAAATTAAAGTAACTATCCCAATAACACTTAATCTCAACACCTTTAGCCAAATAATTAGCATTTATACTTTTTTCTGTTTCCATTAATTTCTCATAAACTGTCAAATCATCTTCATATTGAAAAGCTTCCTGTTTTGAAATTCCAAGATATTTTTTTATACCATTTTCACTACTATTTACAAGATAATCATCATTTTGTACCTCAAGAACTTTCATAAAAGCTGAGTTCCTTCTTACATATTCAAACAATTCCTTCTTCTTGTAGTCTTCTTTTTCGCTTGATATCCTCATTTTTATCCTCTCTAAGGTTTGAATAAGCTCATTCTCATCTATAGGTTTTAATAGATAATCATTTACACCATACTTT is drawn from Caldicellulosiruptor diazotrophicus and contains these coding sequences:
- a CDS encoding response regulator transcription factor; this encodes MIKILLVEDEIFMRKGIIKLIDWESLGFEIAYEAGNGQEALDILKSKKVDIIITDIKMPVMDGIELIKRVSENFENKPAIIIISGYNEFEFAKAAIKYGVNDYLLKPIDENELIQTLERIKMRISSEKEDYKKKELFEYVRRNSAFMKVLEVQNDDYLVNSSENGIKKYLGISKQEAFQYEDDLTVYEKLMETEKSINANYLAKGVEIKCYWDSYFNLIFLINTFQGYKKNIVIRQAFEEIRRLLNLQTIIIQEYVSNQKIYMLYKQLLKKFNFAQFYEKSGVIEASEIGEFEHYLEDKKLSKELIKLIEEKLFDDVKIKLSRFFDECQNNKVSPEVIKGYILFAVLEVIDYFELYQLFETDNIKFIFRADIQKTKFISKVMEILDQIISCIEQNLKFNGSSFMKKIELFIKENYNKDLTIKSIAQQFFINPIYLGRMFKKHFNMPFNKYLHFVRIENAKRLLLTTDKKIYEIAKEVGYSDPDYFSLKFEEYVGKSPSKFRNSISVNNG